Proteins from a single region of Desulfolutivibrio sulfoxidireducens:
- a CDS encoding methyl-accepting chemotaxis protein, translating to MWRFDPGAKGAPKIDILRHVRVAVKLVGGFIFMAIISLVVGGIGVYSVQNLGGHAKELGQVKMPALKNLLYLQQSLDEIMIAQRTLLIPDLDATIKDNQFKRAQSALERDASAIAELDKLARTVFIEQQWATLKQAYIAVGETNALFLEAVKENKRARMTELAFGVCRDKLTKARELLTQIVATVNTSVDHEAGIAHDKSNSLFWATLAGMVLGALLAFSLGLHLAWDSVRPLRKLVAFSKVVAGGNLDEKLKITRRDDFGILADGLRTMVAALKDKIAEADAKAAQADAESQRAKAATDEALSAKAEAERAAENISQTAIQLEKVVEIVNSASGELNEQVELSSQGAGVQSTRVAETATAMSEMNATVLEVAKNASMAVESAEAARRKAGEGSKVVAQVVHGISALQQVSMRLQEDMGSLGRQADGIGAIMNVISDIADQTNLLALNAAIEAARAGEAGRGFAVVADEVRKLAEKTMAATKKVGDTIVGIQSGTKRNLDNVEQAVANVEQATVLALKSGEALSEIVRLVEVSTDQIRSIATASEQQSATSDEINRNIEDIHRISCETADAMQRSAQAVSDLASQSNVLRSLVEEMMLPSQAG from the coding sequence ATGTGGCGTTTTGATCCAGGGGCAAAGGGCGCGCCGAAAATCGACATCTTGCGTCATGTCAGGGTTGCTGTGAAACTCGTGGGTGGTTTCATCTTCATGGCGATCATCAGCCTCGTGGTCGGAGGAATCGGCGTTTATTCCGTACAGAATCTCGGCGGCCATGCCAAGGAGCTTGGACAGGTAAAGATGCCCGCCCTGAAGAATCTGCTCTATCTCCAGCAATCCCTCGACGAAATCATGATCGCCCAACGTACCTTGCTCATTCCCGATCTGGACGCGACGATCAAGGACAACCAGTTTAAACGCGCCCAGAGCGCGCTGGAACGCGATGCAAGCGCCATAGCGGAACTCGACAAACTGGCGCGAACCGTCTTCATAGAACAGCAATGGGCAACGCTCAAGCAGGCTTATATCGCCGTTGGCGAGACAAACGCCCTTTTCCTCGAAGCCGTGAAGGAAAACAAACGCGCCCGTATGACCGAGCTTGCCTTTGGCGTCTGCCGGGACAAACTGACAAAAGCCCGGGAGTTGCTGACCCAAATCGTCGCCACCGTCAACACCAGTGTTGACCACGAAGCGGGTATCGCTCATGACAAATCGAACAGCCTATTCTGGGCGACGCTGGCCGGAATGGTCCTTGGAGCTTTGTTGGCCTTTTCCTTGGGACTTCACCTTGCCTGGGACTCGGTCAGACCGCTGCGCAAACTTGTTGCTTTCTCCAAAGTCGTTGCTGGCGGCAATCTTGACGAAAAGTTAAAGATCACTCGGCGGGACGACTTCGGCATTTTGGCCGACGGCCTGCGTACCATGGTCGCAGCGCTCAAGGATAAAATAGCCGAGGCGGACGCCAAGGCCGCGCAAGCAGATGCGGAGTCTCAGCGCGCCAAGGCGGCTACTGACGAGGCGCTCTCCGCCAAAGCAGAAGCCGAACGTGCGGCGGAGAATATCAGCCAAACGGCGATCCAGCTCGAGAAAGTTGTGGAGATCGTCAACTCCGCATCGGGCGAACTCAACGAACAAGTTGAGCTTTCCAGCCAGGGGGCGGGCGTGCAGTCCACCCGCGTAGCAGAAACAGCTACGGCCATGAGCGAGATGAACGCCACGGTGCTCGAAGTGGCCAAGAACGCCTCCATGGCCGTTGAATCCGCCGAAGCGGCCCGGAGAAAGGCAGGCGAAGGCTCAAAGGTCGTGGCTCAAGTAGTACATGGAATCAGCGCCCTGCAGCAGGTTTCCATGCGTCTGCAGGAGGACATGGGTAGCCTGGGCCGCCAAGCGGACGGTATCGGGGCGATCATGAACGTCATTTCCGACATCGCCGACCAGACCAACCTTCTCGCCCTCAACGCGGCCATCGAAGCGGCTCGGGCTGGCGAAGCCGGCCGGGGGTTCGCTGTCGTCGCCGACGAGGTCCGCAAGCTGGCGGAAAAAACAATGGCGGCAACCAAGAAAGTTGGCGATACGATCGTCGGCATCCAGTCGGGAACCAAGCGCAATCTGGACAACGTGGAACAGGCCGTTGCCAATGTCGAACAGGCAACCGTCCTGGCGCTCAAGAGCGGCGAAGCGCTCAGCGAGATCGTCCGTCTGGTGGAGGTTTCCACGGACCAGATACGGTCCATCGCCACAGCCAGTGAGCAACAGTCGGCTACAAGCGATGAGATCAACCGCAATATAGAGGACATCCACAGAATTTCCTGTGAAACGGCCGACGCCATGCAACGCTCGGCCCAGGCTGTGAGTGACCTGGCCAGCCAGTCCAACGTACTACGCTCCCTCGTGGAAGAAATGATGCTGCCGAGCCAGGCGGGATAG
- a CDS encoding tetratricopeptide repeat protein: MCAADRIGLLNKNGMDAFSKGYYEDALYYLGMAADRARLAGTPLQEAHIRNNIGLVFQGLGNPSQAKIHFKLAMSLIEKKEGPANPLHSVVAANLRELREAV, from the coding sequence ATGTGCGCGGCGGATCGTATCGGCCTCCTCAACAAAAACGGCATGGACGCGTTCAGCAAGGGATACTACGAGGACGCCCTGTACTATCTGGGCATGGCCGCGGATCGGGCCAGACTGGCGGGGACTCCCCTGCAGGAGGCCCACATCCGCAACAACATCGGCCTGGTTTTCCAGGGCCTGGGCAACCCCTCCCAGGCAAAAATCCATTTCAAGCTGGCTATGTCCCTGATCGAGAAAAAAGAGGGGCCGGCAAACCCCTTGCATTCGGTCGTCGCGGCCAACTTGCGGGAATTGCGCGAGGCGGTTTGA
- a CDS encoding DUF2325 domain-containing protein — translation MCAALIGGMDRLKRDYIEAAREGGVTLKCFTGKERGIATKIGESDLVIVFTNKVSHEAKREAAKAAKSRNIPMRMLHSCGVSSLRDCLRAG, via the coding sequence ATGTGCGCAGCACTCATCGGCGGAATGGACCGGCTCAAACGCGATTACATCGAGGCGGCCAGGGAAGGCGGGGTGACGCTCAAGTGCTTCACCGGGAAGGAGCGAGGCATCGCCACCAAAATCGGCGAGAGCGACCTGGTCATCGTCTTCACCAACAAGGTGTCCCACGAGGCCAAGCGCGAGGCCGCCAAGGCCGCAAAATCCCGCAACATCCCCATGCGCATGCTGCACTCGTGCGGTGTCTCCTCCCTGCGGGATTGTCTGCGCGCCGGGTGA
- a CDS encoding IS4 family transposase, translating to MFVKLSKKHRGKRSPRTFLYWDQFVHLLHAQLAGCKSLRDGIMGMNAAAKRLYHLGTKPVAQSTFADANNQRPCTFFEALFGELYRRCLPKASGHKFSFKNKLFSLDASVVDLCLTLFPWAKFRTTKAGIKLHTLLDHDGYLPAVVPVTEAKCHEVNMARLLQLPKGSIVVFDRGYVDHAWFRQLCKTDVFLVTRLKSNARFIVLERNEGDRTTGVTSDQMIQVADGEKTLILRRVGYRDQETGKRFEFLTNHMTLSARTIADIYKERWQVEIFFRFIKQNLKIKTFIGNSKNAVLSQVYVALIAYLLLAYQKFLSNIGLSLHYLARLVQRNLMQQCEILDLVDPRQKRLKFNDSDQLTILP from the coding sequence CTGTTTGTCAAATTATCCAAGAAGCATAGAGGAAAACGCTCTCCCCGCACATTTCTCTACTGGGACCAATTCGTCCATCTGCTTCATGCCCAACTGGCCGGATGCAAGAGCCTGCGGGACGGGATCATGGGCATGAATGCCGCCGCCAAGCGCCTCTACCACCTCGGAACCAAGCCGGTGGCCCAATCCACCTTCGCCGACGCCAACAACCAGCGACCGTGCACCTTTTTCGAGGCCCTGTTCGGCGAGCTTTACCGGCGATGCCTTCCCAAGGCCTCTGGGCACAAATTCTCATTTAAAAACAAGCTGTTCAGCTTGGACGCGTCGGTCGTCGACTTGTGCCTGACCCTGTTCCCTTGGGCCAAGTTCCGAACCACCAAGGCGGGCATCAAACTGCACACCCTCCTGGATCATGACGGCTACCTCCCGGCCGTGGTCCCCGTCACCGAAGCCAAATGCCACGAGGTCAACATGGCCAGGCTCTTGCAACTACCCAAAGGCTCGATCGTGGTCTTCGACCGGGGCTATGTGGACCACGCCTGGTTCCGACAGTTGTGTAAAACCGACGTTTTCCTGGTCACCCGCCTCAAGAGCAACGCCCGGTTCATCGTCCTTGAGCGAAATGAGGGAGACCGGACAACGGGTGTCACCTCCGATCAGATGATCCAGGTCGCCGACGGGGAAAAGACCTTGATCCTGCGCCGGGTCGGCTATCGGGACCAGGAAACCGGAAAGCGTTTCGAGTTTCTGACCAATCACATGACGCTGTCGGCCCGCACCATCGCCGACATCTACAAGGAGCGATGGCAGGTCGAAATCTTCTTCCGCTTCATCAAGCAGAACCTCAAGATCAAAACCTTCATCGGCAACTCGAAAAACGCCGTCCTGTCCCAGGTCTATGTGGCGCTGATCGCATACTTACTTCTGGCTTACCAGAAGTTCCTGTCAAATATCGGCCTGAGCCTGCATTATCTGGCCAGACTGGTGCAACGAAATCTGATGCAGCAATGCGAAATCCTCGATCTCGTCGACCCACGACAGAAACGATTAAAATTCAATGATTCTGATCAACTAACGATACTTCCTTAA
- the crcB gene encoding fluoride efflux transporter CrcB, with product MHKILLLCLAGAAGTLARYWLSGAVYGFFGRDFPWGTSAVNILGCFLFGLIWVLSEERGILSTQARIVILVGFMGAFTTFSTFIFESAELARSSEWLKMGLNVAAQNVLGFFACYLGFVCGRIV from the coding sequence ATGCACAAGATTCTCCTTCTCTGCCTGGCCGGGGCCGCAGGCACCCTGGCCCGCTACTGGCTCTCGGGCGCGGTCTATGGATTCTTCGGCCGGGACTTTCCCTGGGGCACCAGCGCCGTGAACATCCTGGGCTGCTTCCTCTTCGGACTCATCTGGGTGTTGTCCGAAGAGCGCGGCATCCTGTCCACCCAGGCGCGAATCGTGATCCTGGTGGGGTTCATGGGGGCCTTCACCACCTTTTCCACCTTCATCTTCGAGAGCGCCGAGCTTGCCCGGTCGTCCGAATGGCTCAAGATGGGACTCAACGTGGCCGCCCAGAACGTGCTCGGCTTTTTTGCCTGCTATCTCGGCTTCGTGTGCGGCAGAATCGTGTAA
- a CDS encoding DUF190 domain-containing protein, producing MDSLIPVRILRVLCGEAAQHEGRPLYECLVEEARRRGMAGATVTRGFMGFGANSLLHTAKILRLSEDLPVAVEIVDTPERIEAFLPVAQAMVREGTLVVVEARAIFHLPMRIRDVMSADVATVSPSTPLPDVVDLLLRREIKAVPVVKGKRVVGIVTGGDLLSRAGMPLRLDVQSQLPADLREEHLRRLNALGRTVADVMSHPVATLNIKTSVPDALALMARRSFKRLPVVDDSGNLMGIVSRADVLRAIGKAAGVTEKLASLPPGIRRTARDVMFADVPTARPDTPVRDVLDKLLATPLRRVVIVGEGETIRGIVLDRDLVALFARRNQPGMLRSLVAALSGRHAEGEEPAGTAAEVMRTEVFTLPPDAPLSDVVRLLVEKKVKRLVVADSRGRLLGMVDRDTVLRGLTEDRVSM from the coding sequence ATGGATTCCCTGATTCCCGTGCGGATATTGCGGGTGTTGTGCGGCGAGGCCGCCCAGCATGAAGGCCGGCCCCTTTACGAATGTCTGGTGGAAGAGGCCCGCAGACGCGGCATGGCCGGGGCCACGGTCACGCGCGGGTTCATGGGCTTCGGGGCCAACAGTCTGTTGCACACGGCGAAGATCCTGCGCCTGTCCGAGGATCTGCCGGTGGCGGTGGAGATCGTGGACACCCCGGAACGCATCGAGGCCTTCCTGCCCGTGGCCCAGGCCATGGTGCGCGAGGGAACCCTCGTGGTGGTGGAGGCCCGGGCCATCTTCCACCTGCCCATGCGCATCCGCGACGTCATGAGCGCCGACGTGGCCACGGTATCCCCCTCGACCCCGCTGCCCGACGTCGTGGACCTGCTGTTGCGCCGGGAAATCAAGGCCGTCCCGGTGGTCAAGGGAAAACGCGTCGTGGGGATCGTCACCGGCGGCGACCTGCTCTCCCGGGCCGGCATGCCCCTTCGCCTCGACGTCCAAAGCCAGCTCCCCGCCGATCTGCGGGAGGAACACCTCCGCCGCCTCAACGCCCTGGGACGGACTGTCGCGGACGTCATGTCCCACCCGGTCGCGACCCTGAACATCAAGACCAGCGTGCCGGATGCCCTGGCGCTGATGGCCAGGCGGAGCTTCAAGCGCCTCCCGGTGGTGGACGACTCGGGGAACCTGATGGGCATCGTCAGCCGCGCGGACGTGTTGCGGGCCATCGGCAAAGCCGCCGGAGTGACCGAAAAACTCGCCTCCCTGCCCCCGGGGATCAGGCGGACGGCCCGGGACGTGATGTTCGCCGACGTGCCCACCGCGCGTCCGGACACCCCGGTCCGGGACGTACTGGACAAACTCCTGGCCACACCCCTGCGCCGGGTGGTCATCGTGGGCGAGGGGGAAACCATCCGAGGCATTGTGCTGGACCGGGATCTGGTGGCCCTGTTCGCCAGGAGAAACCAGCCCGGAATGCTGCGCTCCCTGGTGGCCGCGCTTTCCGGACGACATGCCGAAGGGGAGGAACCGGCCGGCACGGCCGCCGAGGTGATGCGGACCGAGGTCTTCACCCTGCCTCCGGACGCGCCGCTCTCCGATGTGGTCCGGCTCCTGGTGGAAAAAAAGGTCAAACGCCTGGTGGTCGCGGACAGCCGGGGCCGTTTGCTCGGCATGGTGGACCGGGACACGGTCCTGCGGGGGCTTACGGAAGATCGCGTTTCAATGTGA
- a CDS encoding DUF169 domain-containing protein translates to MSTENYRHMQDFFMNHLRLLHYPIAIRYVFDQDELDRFKKDVPHYVPGKALTFCQAEIGARMEGLTVLVEKERLGCANAKFVFGWKGLDEAEIKSHIKYVKDMAQAEAFVTSKPRLPEGKLLAVVVSPLADAYAPPHVVHFYCDNMQAYHLAVDWMSAMNVHPLKPSMTMNSAACGGNVQAYNSRAMNVFLACSGSYNAGKTERGEINVSIPGDQLPLVMERLKSRIEEHGGASITRVGHPFPGADICKNCPLISFKKADAPDESAPAS, encoded by the coding sequence ATGAGCACCGAAAACTATCGACACATGCAGGATTTTTTCATGAATCACCTGCGGCTGCTGCATTATCCGATCGCCATCAGGTACGTCTTCGACCAGGACGAGCTCGACCGCTTCAAGAAGGACGTCCCGCACTACGTTCCGGGCAAGGCCCTGACCTTTTGCCAGGCCGAGATCGGCGCCCGCATGGAGGGGCTGACGGTGCTCGTGGAGAAAGAACGCCTTGGCTGCGCCAACGCCAAGTTCGTCTTCGGCTGGAAGGGCTTGGACGAGGCCGAGATCAAAAGCCACATCAAATACGTCAAAGACATGGCCCAGGCCGAGGCCTTTGTCACATCCAAGCCCCGTCTGCCGGAAGGCAAACTCCTGGCCGTGGTGGTCTCCCCCCTGGCCGATGCCTACGCCCCGCCCCATGTGGTGCATTTCTACTGCGATAACATGCAGGCCTACCATCTGGCCGTGGACTGGATGTCGGCCATGAACGTCCATCCGCTCAAGCCATCCATGACCATGAACTCGGCCGCCTGCGGCGGGAACGTGCAGGCGTACAACTCCAGGGCCATGAACGTCTTCCTGGCCTGTAGCGGCAGTTACAACGCCGGAAAGACCGAGCGGGGCGAGATCAACGTCTCCATCCCCGGCGACCAGCTTCCCCTGGTCATGGAGCGGCTGAAGAGCCGGATCGAGGAACATGGCGGGGCCTCCATCACCCGCGTCGGACATCCCTTCCCCGGGGCGGACATCTGCAAGAACTGTCCGCTGATTTCGTTCAAGAAGGCCGACGCACCCGACGAGTCGGCCCCGGCCTCGTGA